From Nitrospirota bacterium, a single genomic window includes:
- a CDS encoding sigma-54-dependent Fis family transcriptional regulator: MDRPLRVLAIDDEETMLRIIRRSLEPENCVVETFGNASAAIERLRSGDPVDIVITDLMLPDIDGFKVIEEAHKVDRNIFVIVITAYSSVESAVKAIRSGAYDFIPKPFDPEHIAIVVRRAAETRSLKLENIGLKRQLEGLPGTGEIIGSSLAMRQVFSMIEKVKDTDGTVLIIGESGAGKELVARAIHYGSKRAQRPFIAINCGALPDELLESELFGYEKGAFTGAVNKKTGLFETADGGTLFLDEVSSISPMMQVKLLRFLQERTFMRLGGNETIGVEVRVIAATNEYLKDAVDRGAFRKDLYYRLNVIPIEIPPLRERKEDIPLLIRHFMKKFSSKMERNISGINRDAEELLKRYKWEGNVRELENVIERAITMTDDHLITTEDLPDEIKTESEALPASSAAYPKNLTLFDLERLHIADVLKSVGGNKSKAARILGIDYSTLRRKLNAMDISVE, from the coding sequence ATGGATAGGCCGCTCAGAGTCTTGGCTATAGACGACGAAGAGACCATGCTGAGGATAATCAGGCGGTCTCTTGAACCAGAGAACTGTGTTGTCGAGACTTTCGGCAATGCCTCTGCTGCAATAGAGAGACTTCGCAGCGGTGACCCTGTCGATATTGTAATAACAGACCTCATGCTGCCGGACATTGACGGCTTCAAGGTGATTGAGGAGGCGCATAAGGTTGACAGAAACATATTCGTGATCGTGATCACCGCCTATTCTTCTGTCGAGTCTGCAGTAAAGGCTATACGATCAGGCGCATATGATTTTATTCCGAAACCCTTTGACCCCGAACATATAGCGATCGTTGTCAGGCGGGCTGCTGAAACACGAAGTCTGAAGCTCGAAAACATAGGCCTGAAAAGACAGCTGGAGGGTCTGCCGGGCACAGGCGAAATAATAGGCTCAAGCCTTGCTATGCGCCAGGTATTCAGCATGATCGAAAAGGTCAAAGACACAGATGGAACCGTTCTGATCATAGGGGAAAGCGGTGCCGGCAAGGAGCTTGTTGCGCGGGCAATCCATTATGGCAGCAAAAGGGCACAGAGGCCCTTCATAGCTATCAATTGTGGCGCACTGCCTGACGAGCTTCTGGAGTCCGAGTTGTTCGGTTACGAAAAAGGCGCATTCACCGGGGCGGTTAATAAAAAAACAGGCCTGTTTGAGACAGCTGACGGAGGCACGTTGTTTCTCGATGAGGTCAGCAGCATAAGCCCGATGATGCAGGTAAAGCTGCTCAGGTTTTTGCAGGAGCGGACCTTTATGCGGCTCGGGGGTAATGAAACTATAGGCGTTGAAGTCAGGGTTATTGCAGCTACGAATGAATATCTTAAAGATGCCGTGGACAGGGGAGCCTTCAGAAAAGACCTTTATTACCGGTTGAATGTCATCCCAATCGAGATCCCGCCCTTGCGGGAAAGAAAAGAAGATATCCCGCTTCTCATCAGACATTTTATGAAGAAATTCTCTTCCAAAATGGAGAGGAATATCTCAGGCATAAACAGGGATGCAGAAGAGCTACTCAAAAGATATAAATGGGAAGGCAATGTGAGAGAGCTTGAGAATGTTATTGAAAGGGCGATTACGATGACGGATGATCATCTCATCACCACGGAGGACCTGCCCGATGAAATCAAAACTGAAAGTGAAGCACTGCCGGCAAGTTCTGCAGCGTATCCAAAAAACCTCACCCTTTTCGATCTTGAACGGCTTCATATTGCGGATGTTTTAAAGTCCGTAGGCGGCAACAAGAGCAAGGCTGCCCGCATTCTCGGAATCGATTACAGCACCCTCCGCAGGAAGCTTAATGCCATGGACATATCCGTAGAGTAA